The Hydrogenophaga crocea genome contains a region encoding:
- a CDS encoding Ig-like domain-containing protein, with translation MNRLIAEPRVSALRVHAWVAASRRLPWLLRRALGLLVCLSPMAWAVTIGGLAITVTPLLKFDQALIERRADAGPFTQVAVASYSTGAITYTSTRTGVATVDPRTGTVTPVSVGETRIRATQQAVAPFPQVTTEYTVRLTGTPVVFQPWVLPTKVFGAAGSYVIGTAPGQLPPAQSNSDARVTYRSLTPDIATVATDTSNVTTVTVLKAGTASLVAEQAATRVFDAGSTGPTPFVIQGAPAALTWSDQVVRVGQTLSLSPPLSPNPSGAFTYSVAGAFASVAGNTLTGVSAGVTTVTAHQAASGNYAGGDITRTLTVLPPVVDMGTLDVPFGTPDFVLPTNVSGVSGAIAGYALTAGNPVADLNGFTVITKSVGSTGFTAYQNGVEMARGTLRVVKATPVITFAIPAKTVHDKPFDLAATSTNTATPIRYEVTGGTTTAVRLMGDRGQTVWIASGNTSVQIKATQAESANSAAAQATATLTIGSGQPWLEVVQALPAKVFNDQTYELKVRTNAPQSWNFALRSSDPLQDTSFYYQVLGVTRQTDGVDVYQLKFSNPASIDQTYLARLYPRDPWGAPGFTAPNFDLDFVPLNDLILSWTSSVPSDFVWAPYVFNWGEDAPLASRQIPSQIVVDLGSVNSAVADYDGSGPGAPALVVVGAGQYTLKGWISGHPVQTTVTVNPKATVLTGPASYSLSMDTARLEVYPPVSSRPGSATYTYAISGGARLETDNGRTYIVPTVANVPTTLTVTQQATGNYAAGVLNIPVFVAAGTPVALTLPAQITRTYGDAPLSFNLPTGFDPASPVQLSFADSQSNPLGAIAQAQIGNNRLQIGFLNAGATQLTVSQGSTSATTTITVLQADPHLAYTSAGPVTLQQPMCIWITAPVYFPLLNQGIRAGIPGAAVISSAELRSLSDGAVVYAVRNAPPGSLTFAGSYDVANVQGAYPGGYNGGDPGTPFTLQIDQAATPNYRAGSISLPGEIVIKGFPADFQQTCGG, from the coding sequence ATGAACCGCTTGATCGCCGAGCCGCGCGTGTCTGCGCTTCGTGTCCATGCCTGGGTGGCCGCATCGCGCCGCCTGCCCTGGTTGCTCCGCCGCGCTCTCGGGCTGCTGGTCTGCCTGTCGCCCATGGCCTGGGCGGTCACGATCGGCGGCCTGGCCATCACGGTGACCCCGCTGCTGAAGTTCGATCAGGCGCTCATCGAACGCCGCGCCGACGCGGGCCCTTTCACGCAGGTCGCGGTCGCTTCGTACAGCACGGGTGCCATCACCTACACCAGCACGCGCACGGGCGTGGCCACCGTCGATCCGCGGACCGGAACGGTCACGCCGGTGAGCGTGGGTGAAACGCGCATCCGCGCCACGCAGCAGGCCGTGGCACCGTTCCCCCAGGTCACCACCGAATACACCGTGCGCCTGACCGGCACACCGGTCGTGTTCCAGCCCTGGGTGCTGCCGACCAAGGTCTTCGGCGCTGCGGGCAGTTATGTCATCGGCACCGCGCCGGGCCAGCTGCCGCCGGCCCAGTCCAACAGCGACGCCCGCGTCACCTACCGCAGCCTCACGCCCGACATCGCCACCGTCGCGACCGACACCAGCAACGTCACCACGGTGACCGTGCTCAAGGCCGGCACCGCGAGCCTGGTGGCCGAGCAGGCGGCCACGCGCGTGTTCGACGCCGGCAGCACGGGGCCCACGCCATTCGTGATCCAGGGCGCGCCGGCGGCGCTGACCTGGAGCGATCAGGTGGTGCGCGTCGGCCAGACGCTGAGCCTGAGCCCGCCCTTGTCGCCCAACCCGAGCGGCGCCTTCACCTACAGCGTGGCCGGTGCGTTCGCCTCGGTGGCGGGCAACACCCTGACGGGCGTCAGCGCGGGTGTGACCACGGTCACCGCGCACCAGGCGGCCAGCGGCAACTACGCGGGCGGCGACATCACCCGCACGCTCACCGTGCTGCCGCCAGTGGTCGACATGGGCACCCTCGACGTGCCGTTCGGCACCCCCGATTTCGTGTTGCCGACCAACGTCAGCGGGGTCAGCGGCGCCATCGCGGGCTACGCGCTGACCGCCGGCAACCCGGTGGCCGATCTCAACGGATTCACCGTGATCACCAAGAGCGTGGGCAGCACCGGCTTCACCGCCTACCAGAACGGCGTGGAGATGGCGCGTGGCACCTTGCGCGTGGTCAAGGCCACCCCGGTCATCACGTTCGCGATCCCGGCCAAGACGGTTCACGACAAGCCCTTCGATCTGGCCGCAACGTCCACCAACACCGCCACGCCCATCCGCTACGAAGTGACGGGGGGCACAACCACCGCGGTGCGCCTGATGGGCGATCGCGGCCAGACGGTCTGGATCGCGTCGGGCAACACCTCGGTGCAGATCAAGGCGACGCAGGCCGAGAGCGCCAATTCCGCTGCGGCGCAGGCCACGGCCACGCTGACCATCGGCAGTGGCCAACCGTGGCTGGAGGTGGTGCAGGCCTTGCCGGCCAAGGTGTTCAACGACCAGACCTACGAACTCAAGGTGCGCACCAATGCGCCGCAGAGCTGGAACTTCGCGCTGCGCTCGTCCGACCCCCTGCAGGACACCAGCTTCTACTACCAGGTGCTCGGCGTCACGAGACAGACCGATGGCGTGGACGTGTACCAGCTCAAGTTCTCGAACCCGGCGTCCATCGATCAGACCTATCTCGCGCGCCTGTATCCCCGGGACCCCTGGGGGGCGCCCGGCTTCACGGCACCCAACTTCGATCTCGATTTCGTGCCCTTGAACGACCTCATCCTGTCGTGGACGTCGAGCGTGCCGTCGGACTTCGTGTGGGCGCCCTACGTGTTCAACTGGGGCGAAGACGCGCCGCTGGCCTCGCGGCAGATCCCCAGCCAGATCGTGGTCGATCTGGGCTCCGTGAACAGCGCGGTGGCCGATTACGATGGCAGCGGCCCCGGCGCACCGGCGCTGGTGGTCGTGGGCGCCGGCCAGTACACGCTCAAGGGCTGGATCAGCGGCCATCCCGTGCAGACCACCGTGACCGTGAACCCCAAGGCCACGGTGCTTACCGGCCCCGCGAGCTACAGCCTGAGCATGGACACAGCCCGGCTCGAGGTGTACCCGCCCGTGTCCAGCCGCCCCGGTTCCGCCACCTACACCTATGCCATCAGCGGCGGTGCGCGGCTCGAGACCGACAACGGCCGCACCTACATCGTCCCCACCGTGGCCAATGTGCCCACCACGCTCACGGTGACGCAGCAGGCGACAGGCAACTACGCCGCGGGCGTGCTCAACATCCCCGTGTTCGTCGCGGCGGGCACGCCCGTTGCATTGACCTTGCCCGCGCAGATCACACGCACCTACGGTGATGCGCCGCTGTCCTTCAACCTGCCCACCGGCTTCGACCCCGCGAGCCCCGTGCAACTGTCGTTTGCCGACAGCCAATCCAATCCCCTGGGCGCGATTGCGCAGGCGCAGATCGGCAACAACCGCCTGCAGATCGGCTTCCTCAACGCGGGCGCCACGCAACTGACCGTGTCGCAGGGCAGCACCAGCGCCACCACCACCATCACGGTGCTCCAGGCCGATCCGCACCTGGCCTACACCAGTGCGGGCCCGGTCACGCTGCAGCAGCCCATGTGCATCTGGATCACCGCGCCGGTGTACTTCCCGCTGCTCAACCAGGGCATCCGGGCCGGCATACCCGGCGCTGCCGTGATCTCGTCGGCGGAACTGCGTTCGCTGAGCGACGGCGCCGTGGTTTATGCGGTGCGCAATGCCCCGCCCGGTTCGCTGACGTTCGCCGGCTCCTACGACGTCGCGAACGTCCAGGGTGCCTATCCGGGCGGCTACAACGGCGGTGATCCGGGCACCCCGTTCACCCTGCAGATCGACCAGGCGGCAACGCCCAACTACAGGGCGGGCAGCATCTCCTTGCCTGGGGAGATCGTCATCAAGGGCTTCCCGGCCGACTTCCAGCAGACCTGCGGCGGTTGA
- a CDS encoding tRNA-uridine aminocarboxypropyltransferase, with protein MSHAVSRLRAARLAAASKPFNARGSAPGRCERCRLYGPYCICGLRPRVATRVGVCLLMGDIEAIKPSNTGWLIADLVPDTWAFAWSRTVIDPALIALLNDPQWQPFVVFPGEFVEPSRVITELPPAAAADNGGTATRRPLFVLLDGTWSEARKMFNKSRYLDAFPVLSLHPDRVSNYRLRRSARDDHFCTAEVAAMCLQLAGEPLAAETLDAYLGVFTEHYLKGKQNRPVDPASDAHQRLAALNADRIAKA; from the coding sequence ATGTCCCATGCCGTTTCCCGCCTGCGCGCCGCGCGCCTGGCCGCTGCCTCCAAACCCTTCAACGCACGCGGCTCTGCGCCCGGCCGCTGCGAGCGCTGCCGGCTCTATGGCCCGTATTGCATCTGCGGTCTGCGCCCCCGTGTGGCCACGCGTGTGGGTGTCTGTCTGCTCATGGGCGACATCGAGGCCATCAAGCCGAGCAACACGGGTTGGCTGATCGCCGACCTCGTGCCCGACACCTGGGCGTTTGCGTGGTCGCGCACCGTGATCGACCCCGCGCTGATCGCCTTGCTCAACGACCCGCAGTGGCAGCCCTTCGTGGTGTTTCCGGGGGAGTTCGTGGAGCCCTCGCGCGTCATCACCGAGCTGCCGCCTGCTGCCGCCGCCGACAACGGCGGGACGGCCACAAGGCGGCCCTTGTTCGTGCTGCTCGACGGCACGTGGTCGGAAGCGCGCAAGATGTTCAACAAGAGCCGCTACCTCGACGCGTTTCCCGTGCTAAGCCTGCACCCCGATCGCGTCTCCAACTACCGGTTGCGCCGGTCCGCGCGCGACGACCATTTCTGCACCGCCGAGGTCGCGGCCATGTGCCTGCAACTGGCCGGCGAGCCGCTGGCCGCCGAGACGCTCGACGCCTACCTCGGGGTGTTCACCGAGCACTACCTCAAAGGCAAGCAGAACCGTCCGGTGGACCCGGCCAGCGATGCCCACCAGCGCCTTGCCGCCCTGAACGCAGACCGGATCGCGAAGGCCTGA
- the pcp gene encoding pyroglutamyl-peptidase I yields MSPSAPRSSASRPTVLLTGFDPFNGASVNPSWQAVRALHGEELVGHAVVAAELPTVFGESLHVLRALLHAHRPALVVCVGQAGGRAAISLERVAINLDDAPIPDNAGACPVDTPVCANAPAAYFTGLPIKAMRAALQQAGVPVEVSQTAGTFVCNHVFYGLMHALATEPALRGARGGFVHVPWLPEQGSPGMPLDLIVRGLRLALVQALSVRHDDRAAAGATH; encoded by the coding sequence ATGTCGCCTTCCGCCCCCCGCTCCAGCGCCTCGCGTCCCACGGTTCTGCTCACCGGCTTCGATCCGTTCAACGGCGCCTCGGTCAATCCCAGCTGGCAGGCCGTGCGGGCGCTGCACGGCGAGGAGCTCGTGGGGCACGCTGTGGTGGCCGCCGAATTGCCCACGGTGTTCGGGGAATCGCTGCACGTGCTGCGGGCGCTGTTGCACGCGCACCGGCCCGCGCTGGTGGTGTGCGTGGGCCAGGCCGGCGGGCGCGCCGCGATATCGCTCGAGCGTGTGGCCATCAACCTCGACGACGCGCCCATCCCCGACAACGCCGGCGCCTGCCCGGTCGACACACCGGTGTGCGCGAACGCCCCCGCCGCCTATTTCACCGGCCTGCCCATCAAGGCCATGCGGGCCGCGCTGCAGCAGGCCGGCGTGCCGGTGGAGGTGTCGCAGACCGCGGGCACCTTCGTGTGCAACCACGTCTTCTACGGCCTCATGCACGCACTGGCCACCGAACCCGCGCTGCGCGGGGCGCGCGGGGGCTTCGTGCACGTGCCCTGGCTGCCCGAGCAGGGCTCGCCCGGCATGCCACTGGACCTCATCGTGCGCGGCCTTCGCCTGGCCCTGGTGCAAGCGCTGAGCGTGCGGCACGACGACCGCGCGGCCGCCGGCGCCACGCATTGA
- a CDS encoding phosphotransferase enzyme family protein: MSLEIAQSTPTAAAIARVVQAGYPLGEVVSGEFLRRSFNQVYRLTLADGRHVVARLCAERPRGEPALRFEADVLQHLRARGCPVAASLPTASGEVALSVALPEGERALMLFEHLEGEATSDLPANLEAFGRGLARLHAAGEGMQSPAPHYTLDLDHLLLRPLQRLLRAPTMTAELRPQFEALGLRLHGRIRALGELTQVLCHGDAHSDNNFVQVQGDGAREAVFFDFDETGPGYLAYELAVYPWWLHPRSVDGQWSDKALARWNHFIAAYQAVRPLRDADRAALPLFVAVRQFWLLGEYAGRVPVWGSQAMPLDFLQRQVKVFTQWETLGLALPRMAQND; the protein is encoded by the coding sequence ATGTCCCTGGAGATTGCGCAGTCGACCCCCACCGCCGCGGCCATCGCCCGCGTGGTGCAGGCGGGCTACCCCCTGGGCGAAGTGGTGAGCGGCGAGTTCCTGCGCCGCAGCTTCAACCAGGTGTACCGGCTCACCCTGGCCGATGGCCGCCACGTGGTGGCGCGCCTGTGTGCCGAGCGCCCGCGCGGCGAACCCGCCCTGCGTTTCGAGGCCGACGTGCTGCAGCACCTGCGCGCGCGCGGCTGCCCCGTGGCCGCGAGCCTGCCCACGGCGAGCGGTGAGGTCGCCCTGAGCGTGGCGTTGCCCGAGGGCGAGCGCGCGCTCATGCTGTTCGAGCACCTGGAAGGCGAGGCCACGTCGGACCTGCCCGCCAACCTCGAGGCCTTCGGCCGGGGCCTGGCGCGACTGCACGCGGCGGGCGAGGGCATGCAGAGCCCGGCCCCCCACTACACGCTCGATCTCGACCACCTGCTGCTGCGGCCGTTGCAGCGGCTGCTGCGCGCACCCACGATGACGGCCGAACTGCGGCCGCAGTTCGAGGCCCTGGGCCTGCGCCTGCACGGGCGCATCCGCGCACTCGGCGAACTCACGCAGGTGCTGTGCCACGGCGATGCGCACAGCGACAACAACTTCGTGCAGGTGCAAGGCGATGGCGCGCGCGAGGCCGTGTTCTTCGACTTCGACGAAACCGGACCGGGTTACCTGGCCTACGAACTCGCCGTGTACCCGTGGTGGCTGCATCCGCGCTCGGTCGATGGCCAGTGGAGCGACAAGGCGCTCGCTCGCTGGAACCACTTCATCGCGGCCTACCAGGCCGTGCGGCCCCTGCGCGACGCCGACCGCGCCGCCCTGCCGCTGTTCGTGGCCGTGCGCCAGTTCTGGCTGCTGGGCGAGTACGCGGGGCGTGTGCCCGTGTGGGGCTCGCAGGCCATGCCGCTCGACTTCCTGCAGCGGCAGGTGAAGGTGTTCACGCAGTGGGAGACGCTGGGCCTGGCGCTGCCTAGAATGGCCCAGAACGATTGA
- a CDS encoding glutamine--tRNA ligase/YqeY domain fusion protein translates to MTSPAAPAPTEGDTKASNFLRQIIENDLDRGTYASRRWAGSPGDAAHQAGGQPDPAKIRTRFPPEPNGYLHVGHAKSICLNFGLARDYGGICHLRFDDTNPEKESTEFVNSIIDAVQWLGFTWDANGTRHLYQASDYFDFMYRAAEALIERGHAYVDEQSADEMRANRGDFTTPGKNSPFRDRTPAENLARFRAMRDGQLADGAAVLRAKIDMASPNINLRDPAIYRIRRATHHHTGDRWCIYPMYTYAHPIEDALEQITHSICTLEFEDQRPFYDWLLERLTEAGLLASPPPRQYEFARLNLTYVITSKRKLAQLVNEQRVSGWDDPRMPTIVGLRRRGYTPESIQLFAERIGVTKSDSWIDYSVLEGCLREDLENKAHRAMAVLDPVKLVMTNWAEVFGSDGHTEDCTQPALPHSAIAEGQTPPPERVFKIGREVWIEREDFEEVPPKGYKRLFPGNIVRLKGGYVIECTGCAKDADGRVTEVHAKVIAGTKSGTPGADSVKAKAAITWVGVADGVAAEVRLYDRLFSDPHPDAGGKDFLAALNPNSLKVVQAWVEPSLANARPDDKFQFERHGYFVADRVDHGVGGKAVFNRVTGLKDSWGK, encoded by the coding sequence ATGACTTCCCCTGCCGCACCCGCGCCCACCGAAGGCGACACCAAGGCCAGCAACTTCCTGCGCCAGATCATCGAGAACGACCTCGACCGAGGCACCTACGCCAGCCGCCGCTGGGCCGGCAGCCCCGGCGACGCCGCGCACCAGGCCGGCGGCCAGCCCGACCCCGCGAAAATCCGCACCCGCTTTCCGCCCGAGCCCAACGGCTACCTGCACGTGGGCCACGCCAAGAGCATCTGCCTGAACTTCGGGCTGGCGCGCGACTACGGCGGCATCTGCCACCTGCGCTTCGACGACACCAACCCCGAGAAGGAAAGCACCGAGTTCGTCAACAGCATCATCGACGCGGTGCAGTGGCTCGGCTTCACGTGGGACGCAAACGGCACGCGCCACCTCTACCAGGCCAGCGACTACTTCGACTTCATGTACCGCGCGGCCGAGGCGCTGATCGAGCGCGGCCACGCCTACGTGGACGAACAAAGCGCCGACGAGATGCGCGCCAACCGCGGCGACTTCACCACGCCCGGCAAGAACAGCCCGTTTCGCGACCGCACGCCGGCCGAGAACCTGGCGCGCTTTCGCGCCATGCGCGACGGCCAGCTCGCCGACGGCGCGGCCGTGCTGCGCGCGAAGATCGACATGGCCTCGCCCAACATCAACCTGCGCGACCCGGCCATCTACCGCATCCGCCGCGCCACGCACCACCACACGGGCGACCGGTGGTGCATCTACCCCATGTACACCTACGCGCACCCGATCGAGGACGCGCTGGAGCAGATCACCCACAGCATCTGCACGCTGGAATTCGAAGACCAGCGCCCCTTCTACGACTGGCTGCTCGAGCGCCTCACCGAAGCCGGCCTGCTCGCGAGCCCGCCGCCGCGGCAGTACGAGTTCGCGCGCCTGAACCTCACCTACGTGATCACCAGCAAGCGCAAGCTCGCGCAACTGGTGAACGAGCAGCGCGTGAGCGGCTGGGACGACCCGCGCATGCCCACCATCGTGGGCCTGCGCCGGCGCGGCTACACGCCCGAGAGCATCCAGCTCTTCGCCGAGCGCATCGGCGTGACCAAGAGCGACAGCTGGATCGACTACAGCGTGCTCGAAGGCTGCCTGCGCGAAGACCTGGAGAACAAGGCCCACCGCGCCATGGCCGTGCTCGACCCGGTGAAGCTCGTGATGACCAACTGGGCCGAGGTGTTCGGCAGCGACGGCCACACCGAAGACTGCACCCAGCCCGCCCTGCCCCACAGCGCCATCGCCGAGGGCCAGACGCCGCCGCCCGAGCGCGTGTTCAAGATCGGCCGCGAGGTGTGGATCGAGCGCGAGGACTTCGAAGAGGTGCCACCCAAGGGCTACAAGCGCCTGTTCCCGGGCAACATCGTGCGGCTCAAGGGCGGCTACGTCATCGAATGCACGGGCTGTGCGAAAGACGCCGACGGCCGCGTGACCGAGGTGCACGCGAAGGTCATTGCCGGCACCAAGAGCGGCACCCCGGGTGCCGACAGCGTGAAGGCCAAGGCCGCGATCACCTGGGTGGGCGTGGCCGACGGCGTGGCCGCCGAAGTGCGCCTTTACGACCGCCTGTTCAGCGATCCGCACCCCGACGCGGGCGGCAAGGACTTTCTGGCCGCGCTGAACCCGAACAGCCTGAAGGTGGTGCAGGCCTGGGTCGAGCCCTCACTGGCGAACGCGCGGCCCGACGACAAGTTCCAGTTCGAACGCCACGGCTACTTCGTGGCCGACCGCGTGGACCACGGCGTGGGCGGCAAGGCGGTGTTCAACCGGGTGACGGGCTTGAAGGATTCGTGGGGGAAGTGA
- a CDS encoding DUF2157 domain-containing protein encodes MSEAAPSHTPDRQHRITIDRARLLAAAEAGDISPAQAERLWARWAGDAIAPPRFSFVHVLYYFGGLLAIGAMTLFMTLGWELFGAAGTLLLSLGYAAGAVAAARHLLRRGLHIPAGILATIAVCLVPLAAWSVQSGLGLWPEGGPESYRDYHRLIDWRWLTLEFATLAAAVVMLWWLRLPFMVMPLAVTLWYLNMDVAHMLTRQSGFDWQLTRDVSLVFGLFTCAIAVWVDLRCRLASDPRDRQDFAFWLYLFGALMAWGGLSLHDSGSELGKLLYALINVALVFLGAAIGRRVFTVLGAIGVAGYLGYLSHKVFADSLLFPFALSLLGLGIVALGVWWQRHEARIHARLAAGLPAALRPLAEPR; translated from the coding sequence ATGAGCGAAGCCGCACCAAGCCACACGCCGGACCGCCAGCACCGCATCACCATCGACCGCGCCCGGCTGCTGGCCGCCGCCGAGGCGGGCGACATCTCGCCCGCGCAGGCCGAGCGCCTGTGGGCGCGCTGGGCGGGCGACGCGATCGCGCCGCCGCGGTTCAGCTTCGTGCATGTGCTCTATTACTTCGGCGGCCTGCTGGCCATCGGCGCCATGACGCTGTTCATGACCCTGGGCTGGGAGCTGTTCGGCGCCGCCGGCACCCTGCTGCTTTCGCTGGGCTACGCGGCGGGGGCGGTGGCGGCGGCGCGCCACCTGCTGCGCCGCGGGCTGCACATTCCCGCGGGCATCCTGGCCACCATTGCGGTCTGCCTGGTGCCGTTGGCGGCCTGGTCGGTGCAGAGCGGGCTGGGCCTGTGGCCCGAGGGCGGGCCCGAGAGCTACCGCGATTACCACCGCCTGATCGACTGGCGCTGGCTCACGCTGGAGTTCGCCACGCTGGCGGCGGCGGTGGTCATGCTGTGGTGGCTGCGCCTGCCGTTCATGGTGATGCCCCTGGCCGTCACGCTCTGGTACCTGAACATGGACGTGGCCCACATGCTGACGCGCCAGTCGGGCTTCGACTGGCAACTCACGCGCGACGTCTCGCTGGTGTTCGGCCTGTTCACCTGCGCGATCGCGGTCTGGGTCGACCTGCGCTGCCGCCTGGCCAGCGACCCACGCGACCGCCAGGACTTCGCCTTCTGGCTCTACCTGTTCGGCGCCCTCATGGCCTGGGGTGGGCTCAGCCTGCACGACAGCGGCAGCGAGCTGGGCAAGCTGCTGTACGCGCTGATCAACGTGGCGCTGGTGTTCCTGGGCGCGGCCATCGGCCGGCGCGTGTTCACCGTGCTCGGGGCCATCGGCGTGGCGGGCTACCTGGGCTACCTGAGCCACAAGGTGTTCGCCGACAGCCTGCTGTTTCCCTTCGCGCTCTCGCTGCTGGGGCTGGGCATCGTGGCGCTCGGGGTGTGGTGGCAGCGGCACGAGGCGCGCATCCATGCGCGCCTCGCGGCCGGGCTGCCCGCGGCGCTGCGGCCGCTGGCCGAACCGCGCTGA
- a CDS encoding choice-of-anchor I family protein produces MTPRTRWTSAGTLTATLIAAAVLAACGGGGGGATPATPPTDTPLRVQLEKIGGYSTGLFGVSAAEIPAYDAASQRLFMVNAQAGKVDVLDLRVPASPVKIGEIDATAVLAGAEINSVAVHDGLVAVAIQAPVKTDPGRVALFRAADLALLGSAAVGAQPDMITFTPDGRTVLLANEGEPSDDYQIDPEGSISIVDVSTPATPVVRTAGFSAFNAQKAALQAAGVRVYGPNATVAQDLEPEYITVSADGRTAWATLQENNAFAKIDIASATVTDILPLGFKDHGVAGNELDASDTDGGTINIRTWPGVRGLYLPDSIASYSAGGQTYLVTANEGDARAWGEDNAAYWAGDASKGFVEEFRVKHLVNRSGWAGRAGNDLPPQLNALAAGGLLDPVTFGHCGAIAGNPGACRNDENLGRLNVTWTMGYRTNPDGSPMLFDATGAANPAGNRLMYDHLYSYGARSFSIWNADGQLVWDSGAEFERFLASADCKLGSARSIPCADFFNSGHDEGSAKDSRSDAKGPEPEGIAVGQVNGRTLAFIGLERMGGVLVYDITVPTAPRRLDYLNTREDWTTADPGTVLATAGDLGPEGLVFIPAARSPIGVPLLVVGNEVSGTTAVYRINATGGVR; encoded by the coding sequence ATGACGCCCCGAACCCGCTGGACCTCCGCCGGCACGCTGACCGCCACCCTGATCGCCGCTGCCGTGCTGGCGGCCTGCGGCGGTGGCGGCGGTGGAGCCACGCCCGCAACCCCGCCCACCGACACCCCGCTGCGCGTGCAGCTCGAAAAAATCGGCGGCTACAGCACCGGCCTGTTCGGCGTGTCGGCCGCCGAGATCCCGGCCTACGACGCCGCGAGCCAGCGCCTGTTCATGGTGAACGCCCAGGCCGGCAAGGTCGATGTGCTCGACCTGCGCGTGCCCGCCAGCCCGGTCAAGATCGGCGAGATCGACGCCACCGCGGTGCTCGCGGGCGCCGAGATCAACAGCGTGGCGGTGCACGACGGCCTGGTGGCCGTGGCGATCCAGGCGCCCGTGAAGACCGACCCCGGCCGCGTGGCCCTGTTCCGCGCCGCCGACCTCGCCCTGCTCGGCTCGGCCGCCGTGGGCGCGCAGCCCGACATGATCACCTTCACGCCCGATGGCCGCACCGTGTTGCTGGCCAACGAAGGCGAGCCCAGCGACGACTACCAGATCGACCCCGAAGGCAGCATCAGCATCGTGGACGTGAGCACCCCCGCCACGCCCGTGGTGCGCACCGCCGGCTTCAGCGCCTTCAATGCGCAAAAGGCCGCGCTGCAGGCCGCGGGCGTGCGCGTCTACGGCCCCAACGCCACCGTGGCGCAAGACCTCGAGCCCGAGTACATCACCGTCTCGGCCGACGGCCGCACCGCCTGGGCCACGCTGCAGGAGAACAACGCCTTCGCCAAGATCGACATCGCCAGCGCCACGGTCACCGACATCCTGCCCCTGGGCTTCAAGGACCACGGCGTGGCCGGCAACGAGCTCGACGCCTCCGACACCGACGGCGGCACCATCAATATCCGCACCTGGCCCGGCGTGCGCGGCCTGTACCTGCCCGACTCGATCGCCAGCTACAGCGCCGGCGGTCAGACCTACCTGGTCACGGCCAACGAAGGCGACGCGCGCGCCTGGGGCGAAGACAACGCCGCCTACTGGGCCGGCGACGCCAGCAAGGGCTTTGTCGAGGAGTTCCGCGTCAAGCACCTGGTCAACCGCAGCGGCTGGGCCGGCCGCGCCGGCAACGACCTGCCGCCCCAGCTCAATGCGCTGGCCGCGGGCGGGCTGCTCGACCCCGTCACCTTCGGCCACTGCGGTGCGATCGCGGGCAACCCCGGCGCCTGCCGCAACGACGAGAACCTGGGCCGGCTCAACGTCACCTGGACCATGGGCTACCGCACCAACCCGGACGGCTCGCCCATGCTGTTCGACGCCACCGGCGCGGCCAACCCGGCCGGCAACCGCCTGATGTACGACCACCTCTACAGCTACGGCGCGCGCTCGTTCAGCATCTGGAACGCCGACGGCCAGCTGGTGTGGGATTCGGGCGCCGAGTTCGAGCGCTTCCTCGCCAGCGCCGACTGCAAGCTCGGCAGCGCACGCAGCATCCCCTGCGCCGACTTCTTCAACTCGGGCCACGACGAAGGCAGCGCCAAGGACAGCCGCAGCGACGCCAAGGGCCCCGAGCCCGAAGGCATTGCCGTGGGCCAGGTGAACGGCCGCACCCTGGCTTTCATCGGCCTGGAGCGCATGGGCGGCGTGTTGGTGTACGACATCACCGTGCCCACCGCGCCCCGGCGCCTCGACTACCTCAACACGCGTGAAGACTGGACCACGGCCGACCCCGGCACCGTGCTGGCCACCGCGGGCGACCTGGGTCCCGAGGGCCTGGTGTTCATCCCGGCCGCGCGCTCGCCCATCGGCGTGCCGCTGCTGGTGGTGGGCAACGAGGTGAGCGGCACCACCGCCGTCTACCGCATCAACGCCACGGGCGGCGTGCGCTGA
- a CDS encoding DUF924 family protein: MSPLPAPARALLDHWFGDGLARDWPSASRQALWFRSTPEQDDDLRARFGAEVAQALAGGLADWADTPEGRLALVLLLDQLPRNLFRRQARAFEGDRRAQALSAQAVEAGTDRALATVGRVFLYMPFMHAEDLALQDLCVRCFDQLRAGAEPALHAELDHHLKFAVLHRDIVARFGRFPHRNAVLGRQNTAEEDEFLKDGPRFGQ, from the coding sequence ATGAGCCCACTGCCCGCCCCCGCCCGCGCCCTGCTCGACCACTGGTTCGGCGATGGCCTGGCCCGCGACTGGCCCAGCGCGTCGCGCCAGGCGCTGTGGTTCCGCTCGACGCCCGAGCAGGACGACGACCTGCGCGCCCGCTTCGGCGCCGAGGTGGCGCAGGCACTGGCCGGCGGTCTGGCCGATTGGGCCGACACGCCCGAGGGCCGGCTGGCCCTGGTGCTGCTGCTCGACCAGCTGCCGCGCAACCTGTTCCGCCGCCAGGCCCGCGCCTTCGAGGGCGACCGCCGCGCCCAGGCCCTGTCGGCCCAGGCGGTCGAGGCCGGTACCGACCGCGCCCTGGCCACCGTGGGCCGCGTCTTCCTCTACATGCCCTTCATGCACGCCGAAGACCTGGCCCTGCAGGACCTGTGCGTGCGCTGCTTCGACCAGTTGCGCGCGGGCGCCGAACCGGCGCTGCACGCCGAGCTCGACCACCACCTGAAGTTCGCCGTGCTGCACCGCGACATCGTGGCGCGCTTCGGGCGCTTCCCGCACCGCAACGCGGTGCTGGGCCGGCAGAACACGGCGGAAGAGGACGAATTCCTGAAAGATGGGCCCCGTTTCGGGCAATGA